In the Populus trichocarpa isolate Nisqually-1 chromosome 1, P.trichocarpa_v4.1, whole genome shotgun sequence genome, ttttacatcaaatttggtctttattgttttgattactatttgttttgtttttaatttttttttatgattggaaATTTTACTTCGTAATTTTTTCATGTCTGTCTTTCGATAGGGAAATCTCAGTGTCAAGACTCGGGTCACTAGTTTTGAATATTATCCTAGTTTAAGTTGGATCTTTTTTTTAGATCCTTTActaattacttttcaatttcatcattcgatattaGATTATTAGGTCTTGAGCTTTGTTAGTtgtttcacttttctttttgttagtttatcctaattttatatatcaggTAGtgggttagtcgagttaacttAGGTAgacttaaattattttctcgatgtttttttatgaaattaattttttttgttcaattttattatttggaattaaattattgactattgagctttgtgattttattttttttgtggtgtCATCCTGAGCTtgagttagtcaagttaacccaagttaacttttttttttatgttttttttagctttgatttttttgctaggtccttttttaaaaaatctattttttattctgatcTTATGTTGCAGGTAGCTGGTTGATCAAGTTAATTCGTATTGacttgagtgtttttttaatgttgctttttaaaaaaaaattaatttttttttaatttcattatttgacaTTAGATTATTGAGccttaaattttatgattttattttttatttttttataagattatattaatttcatatctTGAATCACGTATTATTCAAGTTAATTCATGTTAATCGAGTTGTCatcttctaaatatttttttatgttatgaaaaGACTAATCTAGTCCACAGTATAGCATGTATaatctatcaaataaaatatcaaatatcaaataaaataagtaagtaAGTAAATAAGGGTACAACGTTAgtagcaatttttttaaagaaaaaaaattatttagggaTGAAGCCAGTAAAGCAGCACCTATGGTCCATAACGGTTGGTCCGTTGGTCAGCCAAGATTACAGAGCAATAAACAAGATTACAAGACCGAATACGTTTCCGTAACATAACGGTCGGTCCGTTGGTCAACCAAATCCATCCTATCGGACCAGATGACGAGGTTGCTGTCTCAGACGTTCCGGTCTGTAAAACTTAAAGCATCCTCAtcaaaaccaccaccaccacaacaacaacaaccatcctcatcctcatcattGCCCCGATCAAGAAAAACACGAGCAAAATCGAGCTCAAATTCGAAATCGAGATCATGGTCTGTGTATCTTATTCTCTCTACCAACCACCCGATCAAGACTTACGTTGGTGTCACCACCAATTTCTCTCGCCGGTGCGTTTATTTCTTTGATTCAATTCTTATTTTCTGAAATTCAATGCAAATGCTTATCTGGGTCAATTTCAATTTGTCTCTTACAAATTGAAGGGGTGACGAATCATTTCACGACTtgaataagtaaataaaatagttcTCTAATCATGTCTGCAATGGCAAGTTTGATAACATGCTAGTTAATTTGGTAATTGCTGATGCCTTTCAACCAGATGTATTGACTTTTGTATTGAGCACGGTCTCCGATTGCCTCACCTGTGAATTTCACAAATGTGTTGTGTTATTCTTGCTCAAGTATGTGCAATATAGAAATGAACGAATGCATACTTGTTGAACTTGGCGCTTTTTAATGCAGCTTGAAACAACATAATGGCGAGCTTAAAGGAGGTGCAAAAGCATCCCGTGCAGGAAGGCCGTGGATTTGTGCATGCATAATTCGCGGTTTTAATGACCGAAGTGAAGgtaattttcttctttgtacCACTTTCACAAATGCCAATGAGAGTTATTTTCATACTCctgttcttgatttttcttcttgatgtttTGATTTGTGGCATGAATTTGTTTAGtctattgatttttcttccttttattttctattttgtagcTTGCAAGTTTGAATCAAAATGGAAAAGCTTTTCAAGGAAATTTCCTCGAAAAAGGATAGATGATGACCAGATGAAGCAGAGCAGGAAGGACTCGCACCGACTCCTGCAACATAGGAAGACTGCCCTCGATAGGGTTAAAGGTTCATTTGATCTTAGTCACTTAGAAATTGACTGGAAATTGAATACTTTCTGATTTTGATAATATGCAATCACGTTCGACACATTTTAAGTTATATTGCATTCTTTGAGCGACACTATTGCATATCACTCCTACCATGATTTGATCATTGTATATTTACACTTGACACAATTCAATATATTCTTTTCATTGTATTCACAATATCTTCCTTCAATGTGACTCCAATTAAGCAGTATTTCAAAGTAATACAACCATTTATAGTCCAAATACTGACAAGGTTACCTTGAGACTTCACAGCATTTCAAATTCATGTGGTCTGCTAATGTAACACATTTGAGATTATCTATCACCTTCCATAATCTGTATGAATGACTTGATCCGGTTGCTAgcaatctgaaaaataaatctgcaTTGTTCCCTCTTATGAAGAGTCAGAGGGAACTTCCAAGCATAAGGATCCAGAAATTGGAGTATGTCAGTGTGCATGAAGTTACTGGAAAGGTAATTAGCTAATGGCATGTCTCAGTTACTATCCTGTGCAGACAAGCTGTCTATCTGAGTCCCATCTGCCTCAAAGTTGTCAGTTTGTTGCATCCTTCTATCTCCAGCAGCTAAACTGCTCAAGTGCTTCCAATGACCATACAACTCCTTCACTGCAGCAAGCCAGCCTGAAACTCCTAAACAATGTGAAGGAGGCAAGGGAGGAGAGATTAGTCATACGTCTGAGAATCATCTGATTACACTTCTATGTGAAGTTTATGAAAAGACGGAGAGGGGATAGTCTTATTCGAATCTCTTAACTGTGGACAAGCAGAAATGTAAAGATCTTCGGACAAGTTTTCTAACAAAAGCTTATGGAGACAAGAAAAACTTATCACGAGAAGTCCAGACTTCTCAATCCAACACGTTCCTGAACGGTAGAGTTTCTAGAGATTGGAAAGGCTTGAAAGGAGAACCAGGCCCATAAAACTTATTACCCACAGATAGAACTGATGAAGCTGGTTGCTTAAATTAAGATGTTTACCAAGTCTTTTCTGTTAGAATAAAACTCCTAGTCTATAGAGTTGTCCTAGTCTCTAGGAATATTGTTACCTGATATTGTGAGATTCCTCATAATACTGCACTTTATTTGTTTCCCGTTACCATTGTAAGACTATATAATGAGCCACACTTATCATTCAATAATTAAGCAACCTTAATCATTTTGTGCACACTTTAAGCAAGCTGCTATTCTTGTTCATTAAGTGTAACatagtggtatcagagcctggtTGAGAGAATTCTGAGTGAGAGAGTTTAGGAACAGCAGTATcctaaaagagagaaacactgTGAGGAGATTGTGAGAAACACCAAGAGAAAAGAGTGAAGTATTAGAGTGAACtgagagaagagaaacagagtgagaagagagaaacactGTGAGAAGATTGTGAGAACCACCGAGAGAAAAAGAGTAAAGAGTGAACTGAGAAATGGCTGCTGAAGGGCAAAATTTTTTGAGCATTCCTAGGTTCGATGGGGACTATGATCACTGGAGCCTATTGATGGAGAATCTTCTGAGATCAAAAGAATACTGGAGCTGCATTGAAACTGGATTTACAGAACCTGATGAAGGAGAAACATTGACTGCTGCACAAAAGAGACACCTTGAGGACTGCAAACTCAAGGATCTAAAGGTTAAAAACTACCTTTTCCAGTCAATCGACAAGTCAATCTTGAAGACTATTCTGCAGAAAGACACTTCCAAGCAGCTGTGGGaatcaatgaaaacaaaatatcaagggAATACGAGAGTCAAGCGTGCTCAACTTCAGGCACTTCGCAGAGATTTTGAGGTGCTAGAAATGAAGATTGGTGAATCAGTCACTGATTATTTCTCCAGAGTCATGATGGTGGCAAATGATATGCGCAATTATGGAGAAGATATGCAAGATGTGAAGATTGTAGAAAAGATTTTACGCACTCTCACAgacaaattcaattatattgtcTGTTCCATAGAGGAATCCAAAGACATTGATCTCCTTTCTGTGGATGAGCTACAAAGCTCATTGATTGTGCACGAACAGAAGTTTCGAAGGACTAACAGTGAAGATCAAGCCTTGAAAGTTACATTTGATGAGGGACAAGGCAGAGGAGGACGTGGCAGGAATACATATAGAGGAAGAGGATACGGGAGAGGACGTGGATTTATTAACAAAGCTATAATAGAGTGTTATAGATGCCACAAGCTCGGGCACTATAAATATGAATGTCCAAATTGGGAGGCTAATTATGTTGAAGCAGATGAAGAATTGCTGCTAATGTCTTTGGTGGAGATGAATGAAGCAAAGCGTGGAGATGTTTGGTTCTTGGACTCTGGTTGTTCAAACCACATGAGCGGAGATGCAGAAAAATTCAGTGAATTGAACAGAGGATTTAAGCAGCAAGTCAAACTTGGTAACAACACCAGAATTTCTGTGGAAGGGAAAGGAAAAATTACACTTAAATTGAATGGCATGAATCACATCATCACTGATGTGTTTTATGTTCCAGAATTACACAACAACCTGCTGAGTGTGGGACAAATGCAGGAGAAGGGACTTGCATTTTTATTTCACGCAGGGATGTGCAAGATTTATCACCCGAAGAGGGGCATGATCATTCAAACCAGCATGTCTGCAAATAAAATGTTCATACTGTTGGCAAACACGCAAGAGAGAAATGATGCCTGTTTTCTCACAAATTCACCAACATCAAATGTCACCCAGCTGTGGCATAGTAGGTATGGCCATTTGAGCCATCGGGGTCTGGAGATCTTACAGAACAAGAATATGGTTCGAGGAATGCCAAAGCTAACACCTACCACAGAGACTTGCACTGACTGTCTAATTGGAAAACAACATCGCAACAGCATCCCAAAGAAGAGCACATGGAGAGCCACCGAAAAATTACAGCTTGTGCATGCTGATATTTGTGGTCCAGTGACCCCCATTTCTAATAGCAAGAAGAGGTATTTTCTAtgcttcattgatgatttctgtaGAAAAGCATGGGTATATTTTCTGACAGAAAAATCAGAATCATTATATGTCTTTCAATGCTTTAAGAAGATGGTAGAAAAGGATACTGGGAAATTTATTAAATGTCTACGTACGGATAGAGGGGGGGAGTTCAATTCAAATGAATTTAAAGAATTCTGTAGACATAATGGAATAAGACGCCAACTGACCACAGCAtacactccacaacaaaatggagtgGCTGAGAGGAAAAATCGTACGGTGATGAACATGGTTCGGGCAATGCTCTCAGAAAAGAAAATCCCAAAATCTTTCTGGCCTGAGGCAATGCAATGGTCAGTTTATGTGCTGAATCGATGTCCCACATTAGCAGTCAAAGATACCACTCCAGAAGAAGCATGGACAGGTGCAAAACCTTCTGTGGAGCATTTCAGAATTTTCGGTTGCTTGGCACATGTGCATGTGCCTGAAGCCAAACGTATCAAGCTGGATAACAGAAGCTTTACATGTGTATTATTGGGTGTCAGTGAAGAATCCAAGGGATACAGGCTCTATGATCCAATTGCACAGAAAATAATTATCAGTAGGGACGTTATATTTGAAGAAGGAAAGAGGTGGAATTGGGATGCAAGCTATGAGGATCAAATACAGCAACGCCTTGAGTGGGGAGACATTGATGaagtggaaattgatgaagaagaaaattcagACAGTGGAGCAAATGACAGTGATGGTGGATCAGCTGAGAGTGATGCAGTGGATGAAGATTTGATGGCTAGTGACACCAACAATGATgcaataacaggaaatgaagtTGCAGTGACAGGGGAAGCAGAAGCTGCTGCAGATGCAGCAGTGATTGGGGATGAAGATGTAGTCATAGCTGCAGAAGCTGAGTTGATGAATGACACGTCAAATGCAGCTGAGGGCATTATGGTGAGTGACACATCAATTGCAGAAGGATCCATAACAAGAAGTAGTAGCAGACTTCAACAAAAACCGAGATGGATGTCAGACTATGTCTGCAGCCATCAAcgttatgaagaagaaaatgagatcAACATGGCTGTAATGCAAGGTGCAGACCCTATAAACTATGAAGATGCAGTAGCAAGCTCAAGGTGGAGAAAAGCAATGGATTCAGAGATCAATTCAATTGAGAAAAATCAGACCTGGACACTTACAGACCTACCAGCCGGAGCCAAGAAAATTGGAGTCAAATGgctttacaaaactaaattgaatGAGCTTGGGGAGGTAGACAAATATAAAGCCCGATTAGTAGCAAAGGGTTACTCTCAACAATATGGAGTGGATTACACCGAAGTATTTGCCCCAGTAGCAAGGATGGACACAGTACGAATGATTGTGGCACTAGCAGctcaaagaaaatggaaaatctATCAATTGGATGTCAAGTCCGCATTTTTACATGGTAAACTCAGCGAGAATGTTTTTGTTG is a window encoding:
- the LOC127904911 gene encoding structure-specific endonuclease subunit slx1-like, producing MTRLLSQTFRSVKLKASSSKPPPPQQQQPSSSSSLPRSRKTRAKSSSNSKSRSWSVYLILSTNHPIKTYVGVTTNFSRRLKQHNGELKGGAKASRAGRPWICACIIRGFNDRSEACKFESKWKSFSRKFPRKRIDDDQMKQSRKDSHRLLQHRKTALDRVKGSFDLSHLEIDWKLNTF